One genomic segment of [Phormidium] sp. ETS-05 includes these proteins:
- a CDS encoding NifU family protein codes for MALALTTENVESVLDSLRPYLMADGGNVEVVELDGPIVRLRLQGACGSCPSSTMTLKMGIERKLREEIPEIAEVEAVM; via the coding sequence ATGGCTTTGGCTCTGACCACGGAAAATGTGGAATCGGTTTTGGATTCGTTGCGGCCCTATTTGATGGCGGATGGGGGGAATGTGGAGGTGGTGGAGCTGGATGGCCCGATCGTCCGTCTGCGGCTCCAAGGTGCTTGCGGTTCTTGCCCCAGTTCCACGATGACACTGAAAATGGGCATCGAGCGGAAGTTACGGGAAGAGATTCCCGAAATTGCGGAGGTGGAAGCAGTGATGTAA
- a CDS encoding DUF3386 domain-containing protein: MTNQLNAQELFRAAYENRYTWDENFPGYTAQIQLRQGDEIYAGQVRINRDLSVEVSGIENEEVQQSVYTQLRDVITHRKRNSFEQSHGKNTFTLGATDETGAMEILVSGDAMGSNYKIRGQEICQVSRVMGRMAFTIDTYESLDTGEGYLASRYDATFRNPTTGEFLQKLQFEDNYELVGNYWLMTHQVVRSTDGNGQVTTTEFSFSDVKLLEPALV, from the coding sequence ATGACAAACCAACTGAATGCTCAAGAGCTGTTTCGGGCTGCTTATGAAAACCGCTACACTTGGGATGAGAATTTCCCTGGTTATACGGCGCAAATCCAACTACGTCAAGGGGATGAGATTTATGCAGGTCAGGTGAGAATTAATCGGGACCTGAGTGTGGAGGTGTCGGGAATTGAGAATGAGGAGGTGCAGCAGAGTGTTTACACGCAACTGCGGGATGTGATTACTCACCGCAAACGCAATAGTTTTGAGCAGTCTCACGGCAAAAATACTTTCACTTTGGGCGCTACGGATGAGACGGGGGCTATGGAAATCCTGGTTTCTGGGGATGCGATGGGGTCTAATTATAAAATCCGGGGTCAGGAAATTTGCCAGGTCAGCCGGGTGATGGGTCGGATGGCTTTTACTATTGATACTTATGAAAGTCTCGACACCGGTGAGGGATATCTAGCTAGCCGTTATGATGCGACGTTCCGAAATCCCACTACGGGAGAATTCCTGCAAAAACTGCAGTTTGAGGATAATTACGAGTTGGTGGGTAATTACTGGCTGATGACGCATCAGGTGGTACGATCGACCGACGGTAATGGTCAAGTCACCACTACGGAGTTTAGTTTCTCTGATGTGAAGTTGCTAGAACCGGCTCTGGTGTAG
- a CDS encoding FG-GAP-like repeat-containing protein codes for MKASIIFVDPSVANYQTLLQGSNPDAEVVVLDAQRSGIAQITETLANRQDIAQLHLLTHGSAGNLHLGSDFFNTENLEKFSSQIKQWGKSLTKNADILLYGCQVAATTTGKIFVEHLHQLTKANIAASKHPVGNPKKGGTWNLEYTVGNITSPIAFSPEVCAAYPGIFGASFGTASNFGVGSRARFIAVKDFNGDGQLDMVVVNENSDDVSVLLGNGAGSFGAATNLAVGDLPLSVAAGDFNGDGNQDMAVANYNSSNVSVLLGNGAGGFGSPSNFTGGASPRSVAVGDFNSDGKLDMVTANRNSGNVTVFLGNGAGSFGAASGFAVGSTPLGAVVGDFNGDSKQDLAVVKYGSNQISVLLGDGSGSFGAATNFTVGTDPRFVAVGDFNSDGKQDMAVANLTSSNVSVLLGNGAGSFGAATNFAAGTGPFSVAVVDSNLDGKQDLAVANITSNNVSVLLGDGSGGFAAATNFGVADSPNFVTVGDFNHDGKQDIVTTNGGASNNVSVLLNTFPTVTLAAGTTPSETGPTNGTFTITLDEPAPTGGLTVNYNTTGSTAANPAHYSFDQPTSTNITAVTASTFTIAAGATTATLAVKPVDDSILNPGETVTVNLTTSPDYILGPTSGATVEFTAATHSTGTNPMGIAVGDFNSDGKQDMVTANRSSNDVSVFLGNGAGSFGAATNFATGNVPSQVQLGDFNGDGQQDMAVTNYVSGTVSVLLGNGAGSFNPATNFSVPSAFGLAVGDFNGDGKLDLTTANYGSNNVSLLLGNGSGGFGAATNFSAGTSPTAIAVGDFNGDGKQDMAVANKNSNNVSVLLGNGSGSFGSASSLAVGINPVGLTAGDVNGDGKLDLTTANYGSNNVSLLLGNGSGGFGAATNLPAGTQTHGVIIADVNGDGKQDLTATNLGSNNVSMLLGNGSGGFAAATNFAAGTRPHYLAAGDFNSDGKLDIAAANMNSNNVSVLLNNNQPTATLTITDNDNVEIDLQGNTTSIADGDTTPSLTDHTDFGGATTTSGSVTRTFTIANTGPDPLTLTGSPLVSISGANAADFSVTATPAATVGSSSQTTFEVTFTPSALGVRTADIAIASNDNDENPYNFTIQGTGTSIPTVSNITKTGNEDSNITFAAIDFTSAFTDADGDPLNKIKITSLPANGTLQLSGSGNVSLNQEILLADIPNLIFTPTTNFNSNNGSSSFTWNGSDGSNYAPTDATANLTVAAVNDPPSFTNAGNQTLTNWTNTAQTVSNWANTFVFGPTADENSQVVADFLVSVTSGNSLFTIVPDIANNGTLTYTPTGEPGTANISVQLQDNGGTANGGVDTSTAANFTIIIPPPTVNLTVDTTTGTEAGTTAITLTATAAGPVVGNQTLNLALTGTADNSDFSSTIPAQITIPNGSNSAQVTLTVANDLIDEDSETATFTISNPSVGIALGTTTSQTITITDDDTAGYDITGISGDTSELGGQATFDIKLTSQPTSTVTLNFTSSDTSEGTVIPTVTFDATNWNQYQTITVTGVDDFGDDDNIAYNIITSAATSTDTKYNGINPVDVAVINTDNDTAGVALSSTNVAAYEGGAGGSYTAVLTSKPTATVTLNFNGGRQINPLAALTFNSNNWNVPQPVIITAIDDTVAEGLQTEIISHTVTSADANYNGVNVGTVTATITDNDTAAAPVVQPLGRMDVRESGGEDVYKLFLTTQPTANVNVAIVTDGQTTANVPYLTFTTDDWNVPQLVRVSAVDDAVVEGPHTSNITFVASSLDGAYNNLVIAGITVNIADNDNVGLVRSLPTPATVMGTVVDDKIVGSSGDDVINARSGNNYIDGGDGNDVLLGGSGADYITGGAGLDQILSGPGEDYVDGGDDDDVMLAGTGSDRLYGGTGNDKLFGEQGDDYLFGGAGVDTLTGGPGRDGFAIGNGSGGMTGEMADVITDFVIGEDVIDLIPALVFGDLSMVQNGADAVIQNAVTSEFLARLQGVDAVSLSQVDFV; via the coding sequence ATGAAAGCGTCCATTATCTTCGTTGACCCCAGCGTAGCCAACTACCAAACCCTACTCCAGGGATCCAACCCTGACGCCGAAGTGGTAGTATTAGATGCCCAGCGCAGTGGTATCGCTCAAATCACTGAAACACTCGCCAACCGCCAAGACATTGCCCAGCTACATCTCCTCACCCACGGCAGTGCAGGCAACTTGCACCTTGGTAGCGACTTCTTCAACACAGAAAATCTAGAAAAATTCAGCTCCCAAATCAAACAGTGGGGCAAATCCCTCACCAAAAATGCCGATATACTCCTTTACGGATGCCAAGTTGCCGCTACAACAACCGGCAAAATCTTTGTAGAGCATCTGCACCAACTCACCAAAGCCAACATCGCCGCATCCAAACACCCAGTAGGCAACCCCAAAAAAGGCGGCACCTGGAACCTAGAATATACCGTAGGAAATATTACCAGTCCTATTGCCTTTTCACCCGAAGTATGCGCAGCCTATCCCGGCATTTTCGGCGCCTCCTTCGGCACTGCCAGCAATTTTGGTGTGGGGAGTCGTGCCCGGTTCATAGCCGTGAAAGACTTTAATGGGGACGGCCAACTGGATATGGTAGTGGTGAACGAAAACTCCGACGACGTTTCCGTGCTGTTGGGTAATGGCGCGGGCAGTTTTGGTGCGGCCACCAACTTGGCTGTGGGGGATTTACCCCTTAGTGTCGCTGCGGGGGACTTTAACGGCGATGGCAACCAGGATATGGCAGTGGCAAACTATAACTCCAGCAACGTCTCAGTGCTGCTGGGGAATGGTGCGGGCGGCTTTGGCAGTCCTAGCAACTTTACTGGAGGAGCCAGCCCCCGTTCCGTAGCTGTGGGAGACTTTAACTCTGATGGCAAGCTGGATATGGTCACAGCAAACCGCAACTCCGGCAACGTCACAGTGTTTCTGGGTAATGGTGCAGGCAGTTTCGGTGCTGCTAGCGGCTTTGCGGTGGGGAGTACACCCCTTGGTGCTGTCGTGGGAGACTTCAACGGTGACAGCAAGCAGGACTTGGCGGTGGTGAAATATGGCTCCAACCAAATTTCAGTGCTGTTGGGGGATGGATCAGGTAGTTTTGGTGCTGCCACTAACTTTACTGTGGGCACTGATCCCCGTTTCGTGGCTGTGGGAGACTTCAACTCCGATGGCAAACAGGATATGGCAGTGGCGAACTTGACCTCCAGCAATGTCTCAGTGTTGCTGGGTAATGGTGCAGGCAGTTTCGGCGCTGCCACCAACTTTGCAGCGGGCACTGGTCCATTTTCTGTTGCCGTGGTTGACTCCAACTTGGATGGCAAGCAAGACCTCGCTGTGGCGAACATAACCTCCAACAATGTCTCAGTATTGCTGGGTGATGGGTCTGGCGGTTTTGCTGCCGCCACCAACTTTGGTGTGGCAGATAGTCCCAATTTCGTCACTGTGGGAGATTTCAACCATGATGGCAAGCAGGACATCGTGACAACGAACGGTGGCGCCAGCAACAACGTCTCAGTGCTGCTCAACACCTTCCCCACCGTCACCCTAGCCGCCGGAACCACACCCAGCGAAACCGGTCCCACCAACGGCACCTTTACCATCACCCTGGACGAACCCGCACCCACAGGCGGTTTAACCGTCAATTACAACACCACAGGCAGCACCGCCGCCAACCCCGCACACTACAGTTTTGACCAACCCACCAGCACCAATATCACTGCGGTCACAGCCAGCACCTTCACCATTGCAGCGGGAGCCACCACCGCCACCCTGGCCGTCAAACCCGTAGATGATAGCATCCTCAACCCCGGAGAAACCGTCACCGTCAACCTCACCACCAGTCCCGACTATATCCTCGGGCCAACCAGCGGCGCCACTGTGGAATTTACCGCTGCTACCCACTCTACAGGGACAAATCCTATGGGCATCGCCGTGGGAGACTTTAACTCAGACGGCAAGCAAGATATGGTAACGGCAAACCGTAGCTCTAACGATGTCTCAGTGTTTCTGGGGAATGGCGCAGGCAGTTTTGGTGCTGCCACCAACTTTGCTACAGGGAATGTTCCTTCTCAAGTCCAGTTAGGGGACTTCAACGGCGACGGCCAGCAAGATATGGCTGTTACCAACTATGTCAGCGGCACCGTCTCAGTGCTGTTGGGTAATGGTGCAGGTAGTTTTAATCCGGCCACCAACTTTTCAGTACCGAGTGCCTTTGGGCTCGCCGTGGGAGACTTCAACGGCGATGGCAAGCTGGACTTGACAACGGCGAACTATGGCTCCAACAACGTCAGCCTCTTGTTGGGCAATGGCTCTGGCGGTTTTGGCGCGGCTACCAACTTTTCTGCGGGGACGAGTCCCACTGCGATCGCCGTGGGAGACTTCAACGGTGACGGTAAGCAGGACATGGCAGTGGCCAATAAAAACTCTAACAATGTCTCAGTTTTGTTGGGTAATGGCTCTGGCAGTTTTGGCTCGGCTTCCAGCTTGGCTGTCGGCATTAATCCAGTTGGGCTCACCGCAGGAGACGTCAACGGCGATGGCAAGCTGGACTTGACAACGGCGAACTATGGCTCCAACAACGTCAGCCTCTTGTTGGGCAATGGCTCTGGCGGTTTTGGCGCGGCTACCAACTTGCCTGCAGGAACGCAAACCCACGGCGTCATCATCGCAGATGTCAACGGCGATGGCAAGCAGGACTTGACAGCGACAAACCTTGGCTCTAACAACGTCAGCATGCTGTTGGGTAATGGCTCTGGCGGTTTTGCTGCTGCCACTAACTTTGCAGCGGGAACTCGTCCCCATTACCTGGCAGCGGGAGACTTCAACAGTGACGGCAAATTGGATATAGCAGCGGCGAACATGAACTCCAACAATGTCTCGGTACTGCTGAACAACAACCAACCCACAGCCACCCTCACCATTACCGACAACGACAACGTAGAAATCGACCTCCAAGGCAACACCACCTCCATAGCTGATGGCGACACCACCCCCTCCCTCACTGACCACACCGACTTTGGCGGTGCCACCACCACCAGCGGCTCTGTCACCCGCACTTTTACCATTGCCAACACTGGGCCAGACCCCCTGACACTCACTGGCTCCCCTCTAGTATCCATCAGTGGAGCCAACGCCGCAGATTTCAGCGTTACCGCTACCCCAGCCGCCACCGTTGGCAGTAGCAGTCAAACCACCTTTGAAGTCACTTTTACTCCCTCTGCGCTGGGAGTTCGCACTGCTGATATCGCGATCGCCAGCAACGACAACGACGAAAACCCCTATAACTTCACCATTCAAGGCACCGGAACCAGTATTCCCACCGTCAGCAATATCACCAAAACCGGCAACGAAGACAGTAACATCACCTTTGCTGCTATTGACTTTACCAGTGCCTTTACCGACGCTGACGGCGACCCCCTCAATAAAATCAAAATTACCAGTCTCCCCGCTAACGGCACATTGCAACTGAGCGGTAGTGGGAATGTCAGCTTAAACCAAGAAATACTCCTCGCCGATATCCCCAACCTCATCTTTACCCCCACCACCAACTTCAACAGCAACAACGGGAGTAGTAGTTTCACCTGGAATGGTAGCGATGGCAGCAACTATGCTCCTACTGATGCTACTGCTAACCTCACAGTTGCAGCAGTAAACGACCCACCCAGTTTCACCAACGCTGGAAACCAAACCCTCACCAACTGGACAAACACCGCTCAAACTGTCAGTAACTGGGCAAATACCTTTGTTTTCGGTCCCACCGCCGACGAAAACAGCCAAGTTGTCGCCGACTTCCTAGTTAGCGTCACCTCTGGCAACAGCTTATTTACCATCGTACCAGACATTGCCAATAATGGCACTCTCACCTACACCCCCACCGGCGAACCAGGTACAGCCAATATCTCTGTGCAACTCCAAGACAATGGCGGTACTGCTAATGGCGGCGTTGACACCTCCACCGCCGCCAACTTCACCATCATCATCCCACCACCCACCGTCAACCTCACAGTTGACACCACCACCGGAACCGAAGCCGGAACTACAGCCATTACCCTCACCGCCACTGCAGCAGGTCCGGTAGTTGGCAACCAAACCCTAAACCTCGCCTTAACTGGTACAGCGGATAATAGTGACTTTAGCAGCACTATTCCCGCGCAAATCACCATACCTAATGGGAGTAACAGCGCACAAGTCACCCTCACCGTTGCCAACGACTTAATAGACGAAGACAGCGAAACCGCCACCTTTACCATTAGCAACCCCTCAGTCGGTATTGCTCTGGGAACCACCACCAGTCAAACCATCACCATCACCGATGACGACACCGCAGGTTATGACATTACAGGTATCAGCGGTGACACCAGCGAGCTTGGTGGACAAGCCACCTTTGACATCAAACTTACCAGTCAACCAACCTCAACCGTTACCCTCAACTTCACCAGTAGCGACACCAGCGAAGGCACAGTTATCCCCACTGTCACCTTCGACGCCACCAACTGGAACCAATATCAAACCATCACAGTGACTGGTGTTGATGATTTCGGTGATGATGACAATATTGCTTACAATATCATTACCAGTGCTGCTACTAGCACTGATACCAAGTATAACGGCATTAACCCGGTAGATGTGGCTGTCATCAACACTGATAATGATACGGCTGGGGTAGCTCTATCTAGCACTAATGTGGCGGCTTATGAAGGGGGAGCAGGTGGCAGTTATACAGCAGTTCTCACCAGTAAACCCACGGCAACGGTAACGTTGAATTTCAATGGGGGGCGTCAAATTAATCCCCTAGCAGCTCTTACATTTAATAGCAATAATTGGAATGTGCCGCAACCGGTGATTATCACAGCCATTGATGATACCGTTGCTGAGGGACTGCAAACGGAAATCATCTCCCATACTGTCACCAGTGCTGATGCTAATTATAATGGCGTCAATGTGGGGACGGTAACAGCAACCATCACTGATAATGATACGGCAGCGGCGCCAGTAGTGCAACCGTTGGGCCGGATGGATGTGCGTGAAAGTGGCGGGGAGGATGTTTATAAGCTGTTCTTGACGACGCAACCAACGGCGAATGTGAATGTTGCCATTGTCACCGATGGACAAACTACGGCAAATGTGCCATATTTGACGTTTACTACTGATGACTGGAATGTGCCGCAGTTGGTGCGGGTGTCGGCGGTGGATGATGCGGTGGTGGAGGGGCCGCATACCAGTAATATCACTTTTGTGGCGAGTAGTTTGGATGGGGCTTACAATAATTTGGTAATTGCGGGGATTACGGTCAATATCGCCGATAATGATAATGTGGGTTTAGTGCGGAGTTTGCCCACACCAGCGACGGTGATGGGGACGGTGGTTGATGATAAGATTGTGGGTTCTTCTGGTGATGATGTGATTAATGCTCGCTCTGGCAATAATTATATCGATGGTGGTGATGGTAATGATGTGTTATTGGGTGGTAGTGGCGCTGATTATATCACAGGTGGTGCCGGTTTAGACCAGATTTTGAGTGGCCCTGGTGAAGATTATGTAGATGGTGGCGATGATGATGATGTGATGTTGGCGGGGACGGGGAGCGATCGCCTATATGGTGGCACAGGTAATGATAAGTTGTTTGGGGAGCAGGGGGATGATTATTTGTTTGGGGGTGCGGGTGTAGATACGCTTACTGGCGGACCGGGACGGGATGGGTTTGCTATTGGCAATGGCTCTGGGGGGATGACGGGAGAAATGGCGGATGTTATCACTGATTTTGTAATTGGTGAAGATGTGATTGATTTGATACCTGCTTTGGTGTTTGGGGATTTAAGTATGGTGCAGAATGGGGCGGATGCGGTGATACAGAATGCTGTAACGAGTGAGTTTTTGGCGCGGTTACAGGGTGTGGATGCTGTGAGTTTGAGTCAGGTTGATTTTGTGTGA
- a CDS encoding GAF domain-containing sensor histidine kinase, with amino-acid sequence MQKSRKLENLLLLTVKQIQQQREIEGIWQQTVKSLGTALEVSRCIICPYKDSSALLEVAVEYHQEGCTSLLGKSILDAEAEEMEKAILTGEPLIVEQFSPSDPWQRQSMLVVGVRYMDQALGAIVLHQCNFPHHWQAGEIAFVQEVAEQVGFCIAHANLKQRLEEARALAQEAYRTKANFLSCIDDQLRNPLNGIIGSLKLILDDIVDDPKEQRSFIQDAHASAMGLFKIINDLLHFVKLKAGKLDLELGQPVSLTKLLQNVERFARPPAEHKHLYLRLELPSNYEEVIVYGNELRLLQVLLNLAGNAIKFTHSGGVIIAATVRLGEVAVSDRIFPGTVEITITDTGIGIPLEYQFRVFEPFFQVHDPRTTPYPGTGLGLAISQKLVEQMGGKMQLYSMGQNMGATVIITLPILEAKPH; translated from the coding sequence ATGCAAAAATCCAGAAAATTGGAGAATTTATTACTCCTGACGGTGAAGCAAATTCAACAACAGCGGGAGATTGAGGGAATTTGGCAGCAAACGGTGAAGAGTTTGGGGACGGCGCTAGAAGTCAGTCGCTGCATTATTTGTCCTTACAAAGATTCGTCCGCTCTCTTGGAGGTAGCGGTGGAGTATCATCAGGAGGGTTGCACCTCTTTGTTGGGTAAATCTATTCTCGATGCGGAAGCGGAGGAGATGGAAAAGGCCATCCTCACAGGCGAGCCGTTGATAGTAGAGCAGTTTTCTCCATCCGATCCGTGGCAGAGGCAGTCAATGCTGGTGGTAGGGGTGCGGTATATGGACCAGGCATTAGGGGCGATCGTCCTCCACCAGTGCAATTTCCCCCATCACTGGCAGGCAGGAGAAATTGCCTTCGTGCAGGAAGTGGCGGAGCAGGTGGGTTTTTGTATCGCTCATGCGAATTTAAAACAACGATTAGAAGAAGCTCGCGCCTTAGCTCAAGAAGCATATCGCACCAAAGCTAATTTTCTCTCCTGTATTGATGACCAATTGCGTAATCCGCTAAACGGGATTATTGGTTCTCTGAAGCTGATTTTAGATGATATCGTTGACGACCCAAAAGAGCAGCGATCGTTCATCCAAGATGCTCACGCTTCCGCAATGGGGCTATTTAAAATAATCAATGATCTCTTGCATTTTGTTAAACTCAAAGCAGGCAAACTAGACTTAGAACTAGGACAACCAGTTAGCCTCACTAAGCTCCTCCAGAATGTGGAACGCTTCGCTCGCCCCCCAGCGGAACACAAGCATTTATACTTGCGCCTAGAATTACCCAGCAATTATGAAGAAGTCATCGTTTATGGCAACGAATTACGGTTGCTCCAAGTCCTGTTAAATCTCGCCGGTAATGCCATCAAATTCACCCACAGCGGTGGAGTAATCATTGCCGCCACCGTCCGTCTTGGCGAGGTGGCAGTGAGCGATCGCATCTTTCCCGGCACAGTAGAAATCACCATCACCGACACCGGCATCGGCATCCCCCTAGAATACCAATTCCGCGTCTTTGAACCCTTCTTTCAAGTCCACGACCCCCGCACCACCCCCTATCCCGGCACCGGACTCGGATTAGCCATTTCCCAAAAACTCGTCGAACAAATGGGCGGTAAAATGCAATTATACAGCATGGGGCAAAACATGGGTGCCACCGTCATCATCACCCTGCCCATTCTAGAAGCCAAACCCCATTAG
- a CDS encoding type II toxin-antitoxin system CcdA family antitoxin translates to MNEQAVEQAVEYRRNPEKVEVSIHLDAELLEQITHLTNDPSKVIETALRQWLRGSTKRDDDLTRNLVKNPPLPPRGEWND, encoded by the coding sequence ATGAACGAGCAGGCTGTGGAGCAGGCGGTGGAGTACCGCCGAAACCCTGAAAAAGTAGAGGTTTCCATCCACCTTGATGCCGAACTCCTCGAGCAAATCACCCACCTCACGAATGACCCCAGTAAGGTAATAGAAACGGCTCTGCGGCAGTGGTTGCGGGGATCCACCAAGCGTGATGACGATTTGACTCGCAACTTAGTGAAAAATCCCCCCCTACCGCCTAGGGGGGAATGGAATGATTAG